From the genome of Gammaproteobacteria bacterium, one region includes:
- a CDS encoding CinA family protein, translated as MDHADLELNELAVNVGRALDRAGWMLATAESCTGGWVAQVITAISGSSAWFERGFVTYSDAAKRELLGVPAAVLTNHGAVSEPTARAMAEGARVHSQAQVALAVTGVAGPSGGSPTKPVGTVWFAWAVPGQATKSRQHLLMGDRGSIRRQSVVIALSGLLSVLP; from the coding sequence ATGGACCATGCCGACCTCGAACTGAACGAACTAGCGGTAAATGTGGGCCGCGCACTGGACCGCGCCGGTTGGATGTTGGCGACCGCGGAGTCATGCACCGGTGGTTGGGTCGCGCAGGTGATAACCGCTATTTCGGGCAGCTCCGCCTGGTTTGAGCGCGGCTTCGTCACCTACAGCGATGCCGCTAAACGCGAGCTATTAGGGGTACCAGCGGCGGTTTTAACGAATCACGGTGCTGTCAGTGAACCCACGGCGCGGGCGATGGCAGAAGGTGCACGGGTCCATAGTCAGGCGCAGGTGGCGCTCGCTGTTACCGGTGTCGCCGGGCCGAGCGGCGGTTCGCCGACGAAGCCGGTCGGCACGGTGTGGTTCGCCTGGGCCGTACCGGGGCAGGCGACGAAAAGCCGACAGCATTTGCTAATGGGTGATCGCGGGTCTATCCGGCGACAATCGGTCGTGATTGCTCTCAGTGGATTACTGAGTGTGTTGCCGTGA
- the ispG gene encoding (E)-4-hydroxy-3-methylbut-2-enyl-diphosphate synthase produces the protein MNLPRNPTRLVRIGSVTIGAGQPIAVQSMCATHTQDIDATVAQVNDLAAAGAAVVRIAIDNPKDAIALASIRSQTAANLSADLQESYRMAERVAPHVNKLRYNPGHLYHHERRKPWQDKVRYLVDVAGEHDCALRVGVNCGSVDPAKAEKYDANDRLSPMLESALDHCEFLDKIGFTRYCVSLKDSDPNEVIEVNRRFAAERPDVPLHLGVTEAGLPPEGIIKTRIAFEQLISRGIGDTLRVSLTVPNPRKSEEIIVGQQIIDDIAAGRVRSVVRFERTGINIISCPSCSRVENEAFIELAQQVKEVTQYAAQHAITIAVMGCRVNGPGETDDADLGLWCGPKLVNLKRKSVEVGSFPYDQILARLRQELDAIIATRGNNNSNV, from the coding sequence GTGAATCTGCCGCGCAACCCGACTCGTCTTGTCCGCATTGGCTCCGTCACTATCGGCGCCGGCCAGCCAATCGCCGTCCAAAGTATGTGCGCTACGCACACACAAGATATCGACGCGACGGTCGCCCAAGTGAATGACCTGGCCGCTGCCGGCGCCGCTGTGGTCCGTATCGCCATCGACAACCCGAAGGACGCGATTGCCTTGGCATCGATCCGGTCACAGACCGCTGCCAATTTGTCGGCCGACCTGCAAGAAAGCTACCGCATGGCCGAGCGCGTCGCGCCGCACGTCAACAAGCTACGCTACAACCCCGGCCACCTCTACCATCACGAGCGTCGCAAACCGTGGCAAGACAAAGTCCGCTACCTGGTCGATGTCGCCGGCGAGCATGACTGCGCACTGCGCGTGGGCGTGAACTGCGGCTCGGTCGATCCGGCCAAGGCGGAGAAATACGACGCTAACGATCGGCTATCGCCGATGCTCGAAAGCGCGCTCGATCATTGTGAATTCCTCGATAAGATCGGATTCACGCGTTACTGCGTGTCGCTCAAAGATTCCGACCCGAATGAAGTCATCGAGGTTAATCGCCGTTTCGCCGCCGAACGACCGGATGTGCCACTGCATCTCGGTGTGACCGAAGCCGGCTTGCCGCCGGAAGGCATCATCAAAACCCGTATCGCCTTCGAGCAGCTTATCAGCCGTGGCATCGGCGACACGCTGCGGGTTTCGCTGACAGTACCGAACCCGCGCAAGTCGGAAGAGATCATCGTCGGCCAACAGATCATCGACGATATTGCCGCCGGTCGCGTGCGCAGCGTGGTTCGGTTCGAGCGGACCGGCATCAACATCATTAGCTGCCCGAGCTGCTCCCGCGTCGAGAACGAGGCGTTCATCGAGCTCGCGCAACAAGTGAAAGAAGTTACGCAGTATGCGGCGCAACATGCCATCACCATCGCCGTAATGGGTTGCCGCGTGAACGGTCCGGGCGAAACCGACGACGCCGATCTCGGTTTGTGGTGCGGTCCAAAGCTGGTAAACCTGAAGCGTAAGTCGGTAGAAGTCGGCAGCTTCCCGTACGATCAGATTTTGGCGCGACTGCGGCAAGAGTTGGATGCGATCATCGCCACCCGCGGCAACAACAACAGCAACGTTTAA
- the recA gene encoding recombinase RecA, which translates to MESNKAKALSAALGQIEKQFGKGSLMRLGDSTAQVTDVVSTGSLGLDIALGIGGFPRGRVVEIYGPESSGKTTLALQVVAEAQKLGGAAAFIDAEHALDPQYAKKLGVNIDDLLVSQPDSGEQALEITDMLVRSGAVDVVVIDSVAALVPKAEIEGEMGEPQMGLQARLMSQALRKLTANIKRSNTLVIFINQLRMKIGVMFGNPETTTGGNALKFYASLRIDIRRIGAIKKGEEIIGNQTRVKVVKNKLAPPFRQCEFDILYNEGVSKLGEIIDIGVEQGIIEKSGAWYTYKKDRIGQGKENARDYLREHTDVAAEIEQRVREKTVIARAGANTEAAEAMPEEADA; encoded by the coding sequence ATGGAAAGCAACAAGGCCAAGGCCCTCAGCGCTGCCCTGGGGCAGATCGAAAAACAGTTCGGCAAGGGTTCGTTGATGCGTTTAGGCGACTCGACCGCGCAAGTGACGGACGTGGTCTCGACCGGGTCGTTGGGCCTTGATATCGCGCTTGGCATCGGCGGTTTCCCACGCGGTCGTGTCGTCGAAATCTACGGACCGGAGTCCTCCGGTAAAACCACACTAGCGCTTCAGGTTGTCGCCGAGGCACAGAAATTGGGCGGCGCCGCCGCGTTTATCGACGCCGAACATGCGCTCGATCCGCAGTACGCCAAAAAGCTTGGTGTAAACATCGACGATTTGCTGGTGTCCCAGCCCGATTCGGGCGAGCAGGCGCTGGAAATAACCGACATGCTGGTGCGCTCCGGTGCGGTCGACGTCGTTGTCATCGACTCGGTGGCGGCGCTGGTACCGAAGGCCGAAATCGAAGGCGAGATGGGCGAGCCGCAAATGGGCCTGCAGGCGCGACTCATGTCGCAGGCGTTGCGTAAGCTCACCGCTAACATTAAGCGTTCGAACACGCTCGTTATCTTTATTAATCAGCTGCGCATGAAGATCGGCGTCATGTTCGGTAATCCCGAGACCACGACCGGCGGCAACGCGCTCAAGTTCTACGCGTCGCTGCGCATCGACATCCGCCGCATCGGCGCGATCAAGAAGGGCGAAGAGATCATCGGCAACCAGACCCGCGTCAAGGTCGTCAAAAACAAACTAGCGCCGCCGTTCCGGCAGTGCGAATTCGACATCCTTTATAACGAAGGCGTTTCCAAACTCGGCGAGATTATCGACATCGGCGTTGAGCAGGGCATCATCGAGAAATCGGGCGCCTGGTATACCTATAAGAAGGACCGTATCGGTCAGGGTAAGGAAAATGCGCGCGACTATCTGCGGGAACATACCGATGTCGCTGCCGAGATCGAGCAACGCGTACGCGAAAAGACCGTGATTGCACGTGCCGGCGCGAATACCGAAGCGGCCGAGGCCATGCCCGAAGAGGCCGACGCCTGA
- a CDS encoding regulatory protein RecX, which yields MLGWLARREHSRKEVETKLKRKGCDAKLAEEVAAVLAAQHLLSDERFAEVLVRSRRNRGYGPVRIRKELEQRGLAVEAIEQWLDIHNDEWLAELKQLWRKKFGGRVPRDYAERAKQARFLQYRGFTFDQIQRVLGDLDT from the coding sequence GTGCTCGGGTGGCTTGCCCGGCGCGAGCACAGTCGTAAAGAAGTCGAGACGAAGCTCAAGCGCAAAGGTTGTGACGCCAAGCTTGCCGAAGAAGTAGCGGCGGTATTGGCGGCGCAGCATTTGTTGTCAGACGAGCGTTTCGCCGAAGTGCTGGTTCGCAGCCGCCGAAACCGTGGTTATGGACCGGTGCGGATCCGCAAAGAGCTCGAGCAACGCGGTCTGGCAGTGGAAGCGATCGAGCAGTGGCTCGACATCCATAACGACGAATGGCTCGCCGAGCTGAAACAGCTTTGGCGCAAGAAATTCGGCGGCCGCGTACCACGCGACTACGCCGAACGGGCCAAGCAGGCGCGATTTCTGCAATACCGCGGTTTCACTTTTGATCAGATCCAGCGTGTGCTGGGCGACTTAGACACGTAG